TAAGAAAAATGTCGGGTagtgaatcaatgatccaaaaCACCTGGTGGGTTCCACCGCCGCGGGCTCCAAATCCCGGCGCGTGTCGATTCAAAATTTCACAACCGGCTCAATGAAAACGAGACAGTTGTACCATGTATCTCGCGTACGCATGTTTCGAATAAAACGTCATTCTTGGCCAACTCTGCGCCAACCGCAGCAGCTGGCAAGTAGCGCCAAGAATTcttggatttttttttcttgttttgaaCGAAGTTTCGACTGTATATGGTGAGAGGGGTGGAGTGATCGAATCATGGGTTCGGAGAAAAACGAGTGCTTTGGCAGTAATTACGATTATTCTTTCAAGGTGTTGTTGGTTGGTGACTCAGGTGTTGGAAAGAGCAGTCTTCTTCACAGTTTCATTACGAAATGTCAGCAACTTCCTCACGATCTTGCTCCAACTATTGGTATGCTGCTGCCTCGTCTGTGCATcgaattttattttagtttttggATTTGAGTACAAAATTTAGAGAGAGTATGTTATCTGCATCAAACCAGAAAGGtacctttattttattttgcccATTTAAGTAGTTGTTTCGATTATTTGGTGGTATGCtaaggaataatgaagttggtGGTCGCAGAGGAAGGAGGTGAAATTAAGCAGAATGAtgcaattttgaaattaaattgcGTTCATTATGTTTAGGGTAGTACAGAAAATTGTAACAGGGTTGCAAATGGAATGGTTTGATCCGATTCATCTGCTGCTCTTTTTGGCTTTGGTTTTGGCTTCTTGATTTCTTGATATGATTCAGCTtagattgatatttgattttaattgtcCGATTTTCAGGAGTGGATTTCAAGATAAAACTGCTAACAACTGGTGGGAAAAAGCTGAAACTAACCATATGGGACACAGGTAAATCAAATTTAATAGACGAAATTGGTTTCATGGAAGTTTACATGtgcttatattatattattctgCAGCTGGACAAGAAAGGTTCGGAATGTTGGCAAGTTCATATTACAGAGGAGCGCATGGAATAATTCTCGGTACGGCATTGCTGCCCCAATATCTCTCTTTGATTTTGGAAATGATATATATTCATTGAGTTCTTCATTTATTTGTCAAAGAGTTATGCGGCTCTATCTGTTATAGTCTATCCATCCTTCCAATTAATCTTTTTCTATTGCATTCTTAACCATGGGCAGATGGCTATATGTTCCTACTGACCTTTATTGTTTCTATTTCTTGCTATTGAACTAAGTGGTGCACGGTTTACGCCTATTTCAGTTTATGACGTGACAAGACGAGAGACTTTTACGAATCTGTCAGGAATTTGGGCGAAGGAACTCGAGCTTTACTGCACGAATCCAGATTGTATCAAGATACTAGTGGGCAACAAAGTTGATAGGGTAAGTTCTATACTACCAGTAGTTTAGTACCCCCACAAGTTACCCTCAAATGACCTGTTTAAGGATGGTAAATGTCATCAAAtcaatgtatgatattcgagtAAAATAAGAAACTGGGGGTGGGGGTTGCCACATCTCTTAGATAAGAAAATTGTTGATATATCTGTTGAGAGGCTTGATGGGGCGACAGTATCAACATGTGTCATCCATGTTACTTTTCTTTTGTGCATTCTTGGTGGTTGTGAATTTTCTTGTTTAATATCTGTAACAGTTGTTAATTCATATGCAAAATGCCAAATTTAATAGCAAAGTTATCGCAATAAACATTGGGAATAAATATCTATCAAATCCCATTATGTATGTTGAAAGATGCTTTTCCGTCATCAATGCTTTCAGTTGTGTTTTCCAATATGAAACTGAAGATTAGTCGTTTGATATAATCATTGTCTCCCTAAGCTACAAGGAGTTATTAACCGGTTC
This Primulina eburnea isolate SZY01 chromosome 2, ASM2296580v1, whole genome shotgun sequence DNA region includes the following protein-coding sequences:
- the LOC140820687 gene encoding ras-related protein RABC2a-like — protein: MGSEKNECFGSNYDYSFKVLLVGDSGVGKSSLLHSFITKCQQLPHDLAPTIGVDFKIKLLTTGGKKLKLTIWDTAGQERFGMLASSYYRGAHGIILVYDVTRRETFTNLSGIWAKELELYCTNPDCIKILVGNKVDRDSERVVAMEEGLAFAKKHKCLFHECSAKTQENVKECFKELAVKILEVPSLLEKGSTPLKNQVLKQKQFYQAKHSQKCCF